In one Chitinophaga sancti genomic region, the following are encoded:
- the cobT gene encoding nicotinate-nucleotide--dimethylbenzimidazole phosphoribosyltransferase, with protein MTGFNITPLNSGLEASLTEKINLKTKPLGALGKLEKLALQIGKIQNTLSPVLAQPTIVVFAGDHGIAKEGVSPYPQEVTWQMVFNFLQGGAGINVFARQHQIAIKVVDAGVNYTFAPHPDLIDLKVAPGTQSYLHTPAMSVEECDTAISRAATLVAQLHKDGCNVIGFGEMGIGNTSSAAMLMSLLCELPLEQCIGRGTGLDDKGLEKKKAILSEALRTQTPADKSPLEILRTFGGFEVAMICGAMLKAAELKMIVLVDGFITTAALLVAAALHPAILDYCVFAHQSNEQGHQQLLTYLKADPLLQLGMRLGEGTGAAVAYPLVQSAVAFLNEMASFASAGVSNKD; from the coding sequence ATGACCGGATTTAACATCACACCACTGAACAGCGGCCTGGAAGCTTCCTTGACCGAAAAGATCAACTTAAAAACAAAACCATTAGGAGCACTTGGCAAACTGGAAAAACTGGCATTGCAGATTGGTAAGATCCAGAACACTCTTTCGCCTGTATTGGCTCAACCTACCATTGTGGTGTTCGCAGGCGACCATGGTATTGCAAAGGAGGGCGTAAGCCCCTACCCACAGGAAGTGACCTGGCAAATGGTCTTCAACTTTCTGCAGGGCGGCGCCGGCATCAATGTATTTGCCCGTCAGCACCAGATTGCAATCAAGGTAGTTGATGCAGGTGTGAATTATACCTTTGCGCCTCACCCGGATTTAATTGATCTGAAAGTGGCGCCAGGTACGCAAAGCTATCTGCACACGCCTGCAATGAGCGTGGAAGAATGTGATACCGCTATCAGCCGTGCTGCAACCCTGGTAGCGCAGTTGCATAAAGATGGCTGTAATGTGATTGGTTTTGGTGAGATGGGTATTGGTAATACTTCATCCGCTGCTATGCTGATGAGCCTTTTGTGTGAGCTGCCATTGGAGCAATGCATTGGCAGAGGTACGGGGCTTGATGATAAAGGACTGGAAAAAAAGAAAGCCATCTTAAGCGAGGCACTGCGTACTCAAACGCCTGCTGATAAATCTCCTTTGGAAATATTAAGGACCTTTGGTGGCTTCGAGGTGGCTATGATTTGTGGGGCTATGCTGAAGGCGGCAGAGCTGAAGATGATTGTGCTTGTAGATGGGTTTATAACAACAGCTGCCCTGCTGGTAGCAGCGGCATTGCATCCTGCTATCTTAGATTATTGTGTATTTGCACATCAGTCCAATGAGCAGGGGCATCAACAATTATTAACGTATTTAAAAGCAGATCCGTTATTGCAACTGGGGATGCGCCTGGGAGAAGGTACAGGTGCTGCTGTAGCTTATCCTTTGGTACAGTCAGCGGTAGCTTTCCTAAATGAAATGGCTAGTTTTGCTTCAGCGGGCGTGTCTAATAAAGACTAA
- the cobW gene encoding cobalamin biosynthesis protein CobW — MTSKVPVTIITGFLGSGKTTLIRNLIQNANGRRLAVIVNEFGEMGIDGELIKSCCANEEDVLELNNGCLCCTVQEEFLPVMLQLMERKDTIDHIIIETSGLALPKPLLHAFNWPDLKSRITVDAVVTVVDLVGQATGEICDRERVQAQRLADDSLDHETPIEELFEDQLSCADLVVLTKKDLLEGTQFEEVTSIISSKLRPNVKMVTAANGELPADVLLGVKAAAEDDLENRHSHHEEDHANGLEHHHDDDIDSIVVTVTAPHTPESLVAALKEMVAEHEIYRIKGFIDIPNKPMRMVLQGVSHRFDHYFDRKWKEHETRKTSLVFIGDELVEKDLSALLHEKLN; from the coding sequence ATGACTTCCAAAGTACCGGTAACCATCATCACGGGGTTCTTAGGCTCCGGAAAAACCACGTTGATCCGTAACCTGATCCAGAATGCCAATGGCCGTCGTCTCGCAGTAATCGTAAATGAATTTGGTGAAATGGGTATCGACGGAGAGTTGATCAAATCCTGCTGCGCTAATGAAGAAGATGTACTTGAACTGAACAACGGTTGTCTGTGCTGCACGGTTCAGGAAGAATTCCTGCCAGTGATGCTGCAACTGATGGAAAGAAAAGATACCATCGATCATATTATCATCGAAACATCCGGGTTGGCACTGCCCAAACCATTGTTACACGCGTTTAACTGGCCTGATCTGAAATCCCGGATCACTGTCGATGCCGTAGTAACTGTTGTGGACCTGGTAGGTCAGGCAACCGGTGAGATCTGTGACCGTGAGCGTGTACAGGCACAGCGCCTGGCCGATGATTCACTCGATCATGAAACACCTATCGAAGAACTCTTCGAAGACCAGCTCTCCTGTGCGGACCTCGTTGTATTAACGAAGAAAGACCTGCTGGAAGGTACTCAGTTCGAAGAGGTAACAAGCATCATTAGCAGCAAACTCCGTCCAAATGTAAAGATGGTAACTGCTGCCAATGGTGAACTGCCTGCGGATGTACTGCTGGGAGTAAAGGCTGCTGCCGAAGATGACCTGGAAAACCGTCACTCCCATCACGAAGAAGATCATGCCAATGGTCTTGAGCACCACCACGATGACGATATCGACTCTATCGTGGTAACTGTAACGGCACCGCATACACCGGAATCACTGGTAGCCGCCCTGAAAGAAATGGTAGCAGAACATGAGATCTACCGTATCAAGGGCTTTATCGATATTCCAAACAAGCCTATGCGTATGGTATTGCAGGGCGTATCTCACCGTTTCGATCATTATTTTGACCGTAAATGGAAAGAGCATGAAACCCGCAAAACCAGTCTGGTGTTCATCGGTGATGAACTGGTGGAGAAAGACCTGTCTGCACTGTTACACGAAAAGTTAAACTAA
- a CDS encoding cob(I)yrinic acid a,c-diamide adenosyltransferase, translating to MKIYTKKGDRGTTALFGGSRVDKDDVRVESYGTLDEVNSTIGLLRAKLGPEHEWQARLHKIQKDMMDMMSHLARPSDCKKENPNPKPEDGAAFCEEWIDELEAAMTAKSDYFLLPGGNEISALCHVVRTQLRRGERRLVSLMKVDTVEDYIPAYVNRLSDLFFILARAEMDKAGVAEEKWQLFLYKRKKQPE from the coding sequence ATGAAGATCTATACAAAAAAAGGAGACCGTGGTACCACCGCGCTATTCGGCGGAAGCCGTGTAGATAAAGACGATGTACGGGTGGAAAGTTACGGTACACTGGATGAGGTAAATTCTACCATCGGACTGTTAAGAGCGAAATTAGGGCCGGAACATGAATGGCAAGCGCGCTTACATAAAATCCAGAAAGACATGATGGATATGATGTCTCACCTGGCACGTCCGTCTGACTGCAAGAAAGAAAACCCGAATCCAAAACCGGAAGATGGCGCGGCCTTTTGTGAAGAATGGATCGACGAACTGGAAGCTGCAATGACCGCTAAATCTGATTACTTCTTACTGCCGGGCGGGAATGAAATTTCTGCGCTGTGCCATGTGGTAAGAACGCAATTGAGAAGGGGTGAAAGAAGACTGGTATCCCTGATGAAGGTGGATACGGTCGAAGATTATATTCCTGCTTATGTAAACAGGCTTTCTGATCTGTTCTTCATTCTTGCAAGGGCGGAAATGGATAAGGCGGGTGTTGCTGAAGAGAAATGGCAGCTGTTTCTTTACAAGAGGAAGAAACAGCCGGAATGA
- a CDS encoding histidine phosphatase family protein, which translates to MELYFVRHAKPEIAPGTCYGQLDVPLAAGYSAIHDEIFASLGQVDKVYTSPLQRCLLLASHLSAAYVADERLKELNFGEWEGMKWEEIDRALMDHWGAHYISSGPPAGESLQDLVNRLDAFLKDLVVSEKVVIVTHAGVIRAARHLLEGKALNEIMAEKINYGGIYTFNLL; encoded by the coding sequence ATGGAATTATACTTTGTAAGACATGCAAAGCCGGAGATTGCGCCAGGTACTTGTTACGGGCAATTGGATGTACCATTGGCTGCGGGGTATTCAGCGATCCACGATGAGATCTTTGCCAGTTTAGGACAGGTTGATAAAGTATATACCAGTCCTTTGCAGCGTTGTCTGTTATTAGCAAGCCATTTATCAGCGGCATATGTAGCAGATGAACGATTGAAGGAATTGAACTTTGGAGAGTGGGAAGGGATGAAATGGGAGGAGATTGACAGGGCACTGATGGATCATTGGGGAGCGCATTATATCAGCTCAGGGCCGCCGGCAGGTGAATCATTGCAGGATTTGGTAAATAGGCTGGATGCCTTTTTAAAAGACCTCGTTGTCTCTGAGAAGGTAGTGATTGTTACACACGCAGGAGTGATCCGTGCAGCCAGGCATTTATTGGAGGGTAAGGCACTGAATGAGATCATGGCAGAGAAAATCAATTACGGAGGAATTTATACATTCAACTTATTATGA
- a CDS encoding adenosylcobinamide-GDP ribazoletransferase, whose amino-acid sequence MIKREILYFRAALMFFTRLPAGHHINVGLQSAARYLPMIGILVGATGATVYYLGHLLFKDPYVATVLSIVATLLMTGGFHEDGLADVADGFGGGWTKEKILEIMKDPRTGAYGVMALVCSMGLKIFVLAKLGILLPDQFFLIYVCGHTISRVTPLFLMRFLEYARLDGSSKIGAVISPVSIGALVFAMSTGFIPLAILGVEAAWISVIPCATMTLYLGWYFQKWIDGYTGDCLGATQQLNELIFYLCLLAIWNYTL is encoded by the coding sequence ATGATTAAAAGGGAGATCCTATACTTCAGGGCTGCATTGATGTTTTTCACCCGCCTTCCGGCTGGTCATCATATCAATGTAGGTTTACAAAGTGCGGCCAGGTACCTGCCAATGATAGGGATACTGGTGGGCGCTACGGGTGCCACTGTATATTACCTTGGGCATCTGTTATTCAAAGATCCATACGTGGCCACTGTACTTTCGATTGTAGCCACTTTGCTGATGACAGGTGGCTTTCATGAAGATGGACTGGCTGATGTAGCAGATGGCTTTGGCGGTGGCTGGACGAAAGAGAAGATCCTGGAGATTATGAAGGATCCCCGAACAGGAGCTTATGGTGTGATGGCGCTGGTGTGTAGCATGGGATTAAAAATCTTTGTGCTCGCGAAACTGGGGATCTTGCTACCTGATCAGTTTTTCCTGATTTACGTATGCGGACATACTATTAGCAGAGTAACGCCATTGTTCCTGATGCGTTTTTTAGAATATGCGCGATTGGATGGGAGCAGTAAGATCGGGGCTGTGATTTCGCCCGTTAGCATTGGCGCACTGGTATTTGCTATGAGCACCGGCTTTATACCATTGGCTATATTGGGCGTAGAAGCTGCGTGGATCAGTGTGATACCTTGTGCAACCATGACTTTATATTTAGGATGGTATTTTCAGAAATGGATAGATGGGTATACAGGAGATTGTCTGGGTGCTACGCAACAATTGAACGAACTGATTTTTTACCTGTGTTTACTGGCGATATGGAATTATACTTTGTAA
- the cobN gene encoding cobaltochelatase subunit CobN, whose product MHLIPTIPGGWNPNGDGVFHIQQSTGDIVFLSAADTEIHSLNNAYRELHQTHSQLPSLRIANLVYLKQELTIDKYVEEVISLAKLVICRLLGGRNYYPYLFESISIACEQNNIPVLFLPGYDAPDVELLNSSTVEVTIADTLWKYCCAGGMHNLKNGLAYLFHHLFKLSIPYAAPQKIADLFLFHPAQGVIPADNYTADVAILVYQTHYLADNLAPVYYLVTALEAKGLQPVIAFVSNLRDQHSLQELESLLKGKIKVLINTTSFSVKSIDKEESFLFDHLDVPVIQAIFAACTKEVWEQNLFGLTPVDVAMNIALPEIDGRIITTAVSFKSAIGKDALTDSDILQYSTHEEGCDFVVNFAHNWIRLKQKEQEQKRIALIMPNYPNKDSRLANGVGLDTPASIVEILQALKTAGYNTGDYIPATSDEVINLITHYVTNDPDTTLYRPYQISIEKAQFDQYFDHLSPELRNKVLSQWGPSPSQEEDLIIPGCLLGNIFVSIQPARGYNQDEKAIYHSPDLAPTYRYLAYYCWVNEVFKADAIIHCGKHGNLEWLPGKSVALSKESCFPAALLSPVPHFYPFIVNDPGEGTQAKRRTHAIIIDHLIPPMTRAENYGTLTKLEHLIDEYYEASSVDPKRTAVIRAQITALVKEANLETDLQAAVSDMDTLLLKLDGYLCELKEAQIRDGLHILGRAPEHEQLIDLLIALHRVPVAGQKGITQVAAEELGLGFDPLAGDYETAFTHENPLFIKCRNRGDVVEVLELLIKDRLTALAIPAGNAKQDTLSNNLNITADLPSTTAYCQHILTHTLPKILGTSAEITNLLHGLDAGYVPSGSSGAPTRGRMDVLPTGRNFYSVDVRAIPTQAAYSLGLKSANLIIDRYMQEHGDYPESIGLSVWGTSTMRTGGDDIAQALALMGVQPVWQAANRRVSDFEIIPLIQLRRPRIDVMLRISGFFRDAFPDVISLLNAVVEKVALLDESPEQNPIRKRYLAEKQEWINKGLDETRAHKRSLFRVFGSKPGAYGAGLQAVIDEKNWQTREDLAKIYINWSGYAYGADRTGESAHEVFEKRLADLQIVMHNQDNREHDILDSDDYYQFQGGLANAVENIKGAQPAIYFGDHARPETPRIKSLKEELLKVYRSRVVNPKWIAGVKRHGYKGAFEMAATMDYLFAYDATTNMIDDFMYEGISQEYLFNEENRQFIEQVNPWALKDMTERMLEAIQRGMWQAPKPETLEKLQSMFVDME is encoded by the coding sequence ATGCACCTGATCCCAACAATCCCCGGTGGGTGGAATCCCAACGGGGATGGGGTCTTCCACATACAGCAATCTACAGGAGACATCGTATTCCTCTCTGCTGCCGATACGGAGATCCATTCACTGAACAATGCTTACCGGGAACTGCACCAGACCCACTCACAGCTCCCATCCCTGCGAATTGCCAACCTGGTATACCTAAAGCAGGAACTCACCATCGATAAGTATGTAGAGGAAGTGATTAGCCTTGCTAAGCTGGTGATTTGCCGCCTTTTGGGTGGCAGGAATTACTATCCTTATTTATTCGAATCCATCAGCATTGCCTGTGAACAGAATAATATTCCCGTACTCTTCCTGCCAGGTTACGATGCCCCGGATGTAGAATTGCTGAACAGCTCTACCGTTGAAGTTACCATTGCTGATACCTTATGGAAGTACTGCTGTGCCGGCGGAATGCACAACCTGAAAAACGGCTTGGCTTATTTATTTCACCACCTGTTTAAATTAAGCATACCTTATGCTGCCCCTCAGAAAATTGCTGATCTTTTCTTATTCCATCCGGCACAGGGGGTGATCCCCGCGGATAATTATACAGCAGATGTAGCTATTCTTGTGTACCAGACACATTACCTGGCTGATAATCTCGCGCCGGTATATTACCTCGTAACGGCACTGGAGGCAAAAGGTTTGCAGCCTGTTATTGCCTTTGTCAGCAACCTCCGCGATCAGCATAGCCTGCAGGAGCTGGAGTCTCTATTGAAAGGAAAAATAAAGGTGCTCATTAACACCACCAGCTTTTCTGTCAAGTCGATAGACAAGGAAGAAAGTTTCCTTTTTGATCATCTCGATGTACCCGTAATACAAGCCATCTTTGCTGCATGTACCAAAGAAGTCTGGGAGCAAAATCTCTTTGGTCTTACACCCGTAGATGTGGCAATGAATATTGCATTGCCGGAGATAGACGGCCGGATTATTACAACGGCAGTTTCTTTCAAATCTGCGATAGGAAAGGATGCGCTCACTGATTCAGATATACTGCAATATAGTACTCACGAAGAAGGATGTGATTTTGTCGTAAACTTTGCCCATAACTGGATCCGGCTAAAACAGAAAGAACAGGAACAAAAACGTATTGCTCTCATCATGCCGAACTATCCCAATAAGGATAGCCGTCTGGCAAATGGGGTAGGGCTGGATACGCCGGCTAGTATTGTGGAGATCTTACAGGCCCTGAAAACAGCCGGCTATAATACCGGGGATTACATTCCCGCTACAAGTGATGAAGTAATCAATCTTATTACCCATTACGTTACTAACGATCCCGATACAACGCTTTACCGTCCTTACCAGATAAGCATAGAGAAAGCGCAGTTTGACCAATATTTCGACCATCTCTCTCCTGAGTTGCGAAACAAGGTGCTCAGTCAATGGGGCCCTTCACCCTCGCAGGAAGAGGATTTAATTATCCCTGGTTGCCTGTTAGGTAACATCTTTGTGAGCATTCAGCCTGCACGTGGCTACAACCAGGATGAAAAAGCCATTTATCACTCTCCTGATCTGGCTCCTACGTATCGTTACCTGGCATATTATTGTTGGGTGAATGAAGTCTTCAAAGCAGACGCGATCATTCATTGTGGCAAGCATGGGAACCTGGAATGGTTGCCAGGTAAAAGTGTGGCCCTGAGTAAGGAGAGTTGTTTTCCTGCTGCATTGTTAAGCCCTGTGCCACATTTCTATCCTTTCATTGTAAATGATCCGGGAGAAGGTACGCAGGCCAAGCGCCGTACACATGCCATCATCATCGACCACCTGATTCCGCCTATGACAAGGGCCGAGAATTATGGCACGCTTACCAAACTGGAACACCTGATCGATGAATATTATGAGGCGTCCAGTGTGGATCCGAAGCGTACAGCGGTGATCCGTGCACAGATAACAGCACTCGTAAAGGAGGCTAACCTGGAAACTGATTTGCAGGCCGCAGTATCTGATATGGATACTTTACTCTTAAAACTGGATGGCTATCTCTGTGAATTGAAAGAAGCACAGATCCGTGATGGCCTGCACATCCTGGGCCGGGCGCCTGAACATGAGCAGCTCATTGATTTGTTGATAGCCCTGCATCGGGTACCCGTGGCTGGGCAAAAAGGAATTACGCAGGTAGCGGCAGAAGAGCTCGGGCTGGGCTTTGATCCATTGGCAGGGGATTACGAAACTGCTTTCACACATGAAAACCCACTATTTATTAAATGCCGGAATAGGGGAGATGTCGTTGAAGTCCTGGAATTGCTTATAAAAGATAGGTTGACAGCACTTGCCATTCCAGCAGGAAATGCTAAACAGGATACGCTTTCAAATAACCTAAACATCACTGCAGATCTACCTTCTACAACCGCTTATTGCCAGCATATACTCACACACACATTACCAAAAATCCTGGGCACTTCAGCAGAAATTACGAACCTGCTCCATGGCTTAGATGCAGGTTACGTGCCCAGTGGTAGCTCCGGTGCACCTACCCGCGGCAGAATGGATGTACTCCCTACCGGCAGAAATTTCTATTCTGTCGATGTCCGCGCGATTCCCACACAAGCTGCTTACAGCCTGGGGTTAAAAAGCGCAAACCTCATCATTGACCGTTACATGCAGGAGCACGGTGATTATCCTGAGTCTATAGGCTTATCCGTTTGGGGAACCAGTACTATGCGTACAGGTGGTGATGATATTGCACAGGCATTAGCGCTCATGGGGGTGCAACCCGTGTGGCAGGCAGCGAATAGGAGAGTGTCTGATTTTGAAATTATTCCTCTGATTCAATTACGCCGCCCACGCATCGATGTCATGCTCCGCATCTCCGGTTTCTTCCGAGATGCATTTCCGGATGTGATCTCTTTGCTGAATGCGGTGGTGGAGAAGGTTGCATTGTTAGACGAATCGCCTGAGCAAAACCCTATCCGTAAACGTTATCTCGCAGAAAAACAGGAATGGATCAATAAGGGCCTGGATGAAACCAGGGCACATAAAAGATCACTGTTCCGTGTATTCGGTTCCAAGCCGGGTGCTTATGGCGCCGGTCTGCAGGCAGTGATAGATGAAAAGAACTGGCAGACCAGGGAAGACCTGGCTAAGATTTACATCAACTGGAGCGGCTATGCTTATGGGGCAGATCGTACCGGTGAATCTGCACATGAAGTATTTGAGAAGCGCCTGGCCGACCTGCAGATTGTGATGCATAACCAGGATAACAGGGAGCATGATATACTCGACTCGGATGACTACTACCAGTTCCAGGGTGGACTGGCCAATGCCGTTGAAAATATAAAAGGAGCACAGCCTGCAATTTATTTTGGAGATCATGCACGGCCTGAGACACCGCGTATCAAGAGCCTGAAAGAGGAATTGCTAAAAGTATATCGTTCCCGGGTGGTGAACCCTAAATGGATAGCAGGGGTGAAGCGCCATGGGTATAAGGGAGCGTTTGAAATGGCGGCGACAATGGATTATCTTTTTGCCTATGATGCGACTACTAATATGATAGATGATTTCATGTATGAAGGGATTAGCCAGGAGTACCTGTTCAATGAAGAGAACCGTCAGTTCATCGAACAGGTGAACCCATGGGCGTTAAAGGATATGACAGAACGTATGCTGGAAGCTATTCAGCGGGGAATGTGGCAGGCGCCTAAACCCGAAACACTGGAAAAGCTGCAAAGTATGTTTGTTGATATGGAGTAG